The following proteins are co-located in the Phycisphaerae bacterium genome:
- a CDS encoding aldose epimerase family protein, with product MWEKIRIRYCFILLLALASAGAFAKADKKSSVESFTLKNKNGMEAKFISLGATLVSLKVPDKNGKFADVVLGFDSPAEYMKDTNYFGCVVGRYANRIANGKFKLYNKEYTLAVNNGPNHLHGGIKGFNRVIWNGKKIKTDKYSGVVFKYLSPAGDQNYPGNLDVTVTYTLTNNNELRISYKATTDKKTVINLTNHSYFNLAGQGTGDILAHELMINADFYTPADGNCTPTGEIRKVEGTDLDFRHPMAIGSRIEKVGGYDNNYVLNRDSAGQFVLAARVTEPASGRVMEVFTSQPAMQLYTGNFLNGIKGENGSVYNKYYGFCLETQHFPDSPNRLYFPSVLLRPGETFSQLTAYKFSVQ from the coding sequence ATGTGGGAAAAAATAAGAATTAGATACTGTTTTATTTTACTGCTTGCACTCGCTTCGGCGGGTGCATTCGCAAAGGCGGACAAAAAATCCAGCGTGGAATCGTTTACCCTGAAAAACAAAAACGGTATGGAAGCGAAGTTTATCTCACTGGGAGCGACGCTTGTTTCGCTTAAAGTGCCCGACAAAAACGGCAAATTCGCAGATGTTGTTCTCGGTTTCGATAGTCCCGCCGAATATATGAAAGATACGAATTATTTCGGCTGCGTAGTCGGCCGATACGCCAATCGTATAGCGAATGGTAAATTCAAACTCTACAACAAGGAATACACACTTGCTGTTAACAACGGCCCAAACCATCTTCACGGCGGCATCAAAGGCTTTAACAGGGTCATCTGGAATGGCAAAAAGATTAAAACTGATAAGTATTCCGGCGTGGTCTTCAAATATTTAAGTCCCGCCGGCGACCAGAACTATCCCGGCAATCTCGATGTTACGGTTACTTATACTTTGACAAATAACAATGAATTGAGAATAAGTTATAAAGCAACCACCGACAAAAAAACGGTAATTAACCTTACCAACCACAGCTATTTTAATCTCGCAGGTCAGGGCACCGGCGATATTCTCGCTCATGAATTGATGATAAACGCCGATTTTTACACGCCTGCGGACGGCAACTGTACCCCGACAGGCGAAATCAGAAAGGTCGAAGGCACCGACCTTGATTTCAGACATCCAATGGCGATTGGAAGCAGGATTGAGAAAGTTGGCGGTTACGATAATAATTATGTTTTGAACAGGGATTCCGCCGGCCAGTTTGTACTCGCCGCCCGGGTAACAGAGCCGGCAAGCGGCAGGGTTATGGAGGTTTTCACCTCGCAGCCGGCAATGCAGTTATATACCGGTAATTTTCTCAATGGCATAAAGGGCGAAAACGGCAGCGTATATAATAAGTATTATGGTTTCTGTCTTGAAACTCAGCATTTCCCCGATTCGCCGAACAGGCTTTATTTCCCATCGGTGCTTTTAAGGCCGGGCGAAACTTTTAGTCAGTTGACAGCGTATAAATTTTCGGTTCAGTAA
- a CDS encoding zf-TFIIB domain-containing protein yields the protein MDCPACKNPMIILELDRVETDYCQNCGGIWLDASELELLFEDQRQSRLFIDSFEQVKSSKEQSRPCPICLKKMHKIQVGGDEPVVIDRCANGHGLWFDKGELPRVLARGCLDKDRKVIKLLTEIFGKNKSEAKNGD from the coding sequence ATGGATTGTCCGGCCTGTAAAAATCCGATGATTATATTGGAGCTTGACCGGGTCGAAACAGATTACTGCCAGAACTGCGGCGGTATCTGGCTTGATGCCAGTGAGCTTGAGCTGCTGTTTGAAGACCAGCGGCAGAGCCGTTTGTTTATCGATTCCTTTGAACAGGTAAAATCCTCAAAGGAACAGTCTCGTCCATGCCCGATATGTCTTAAAAAGATGCATAAAATCCAGGTCGGTGGCGATGAGCCTGTTGTTATCGACCGTTGCGCAAATGGCCACGGCCTGTGGTTTGATAAAGGCGAGTTGCCCCGGGTGCTCGCAAGAGGATGTTTGGACAAAGACAGGAAAGTTATTAAACTTCTGACGGAAATATTCGGTAAAAATAAAAGCGAGGCGAAAAATGGTGATTGA
- a CDS encoding TIGR02757 family protein, with amino-acid sequence MELNDDKKRILKTILEGLYSKYNHKKFIPPDPLQFAYRYKDKADMEIAGFLAALFAYGAVEQIEKFVTVLLGKMGKSPAKFIKNLSAKDKKLFENLKYRFNTSQDIIIILESLKKVLVRYGSIEKLFLKGYHDNDKNIIPAATKFIQTLDGKSSRGLKFLLAEPSSGGTSKRLFLFLRWMVRNDAVDAGLWKKIDKAKLVVPVDVHMGRLSKIIGLHNKKTVNLKTAIEITAGFAQISPEDPVKYDFALCRIGILENCTGKKNKYCPNCELAGFCKKNFIFNLI; translated from the coding sequence ATGGAGCTAAATGACGATAAAAAAAGGATATTGAAAACTATCCTCGAAGGACTCTACAGCAAATATAACCATAAAAAATTCATACCGCCTGACCCGCTGCAATTTGCTTATCGGTATAAAGATAAAGCTGATATGGAAATCGCAGGTTTTTTAGCGGCTTTATTCGCGTACGGGGCAGTGGAACAGATTGAAAAATTCGTTACCGTCCTTTTAGGAAAAATGGGGAAAAGCCCGGCTAAATTTATCAAAAATTTGTCGGCTAAAGATAAAAAACTCTTCGAGAATTTGAAATACCGCTTTAATACCAGTCAGGACATAATCATCATACTGGAAAGCCTGAAAAAAGTACTTGTCCGATACGGCAGTATAGAAAAACTTTTCCTTAAAGGCTATCACGACAACGATAAAAATATCATACCGGCGGCGACAAAATTCATTCAGACACTGGACGGGAAAAGCAGCAGAGGCCTGAAATTCCTGCTGGCTGAGCCGTCAAGCGGAGGGACAAGCAAAAGATTGTTTCTTTTTTTACGCTGGATGGTGCGAAACGACGCGGTTGACGCGGGACTGTGGAAAAAAATCGACAAGGCAAAACTCGTCGTGCCGGTCGATGTGCATATGGGACGATTGAGCAAAATTATCGGCCTGCATAACAAAAAAACCGTTAACCTTAAAACGGCGATTGAAATAACGGCCGGTTTCGCCCAAATCAGCCCAGAAGACCCCGTTAAATATGACTTTGCGCTTTGCAGAATAGGGATTCTGGAGAATTGCACAGGCAAAAAGAATAAATACTGCCCGAACTGCGAATTGGCGGGATTCTGTAAAAAAAACTTTATTTTTAACCTGATTTAG
- a CDS encoding aldose epimerase family protein: MVIEKGTFGKLSHNKDIEFFVLKNRAGIEAGLISFGATLVSLKVPDKNGKFADIVLGYDDLDGYMNDKCFFGCTVGRFANRIANAKFTLDGKEYKLITNNGKNHLHGGIKGFNRAPWHAEPFEDSDGCGVIFKYLSPDGEQGYPGNLDVTVTYTLTDDNELKISYQAVTDKKTIVNLTNHSYFNLAGHDKGDILSHRIQINADKTTVVDSGYIPTGKIKSVKDTELDLTVSKPIGENIGKFGIGYDFNYILNKSSPAELSLAAKVVEPQSGRVMEVFTTEPAVQFYTGNFINDVTGKAGALYKKHGAFCLETQHYPDSPNHPDFPSVTLEPKQVYRHLVVHKFSTI; the protein is encoded by the coding sequence ATGGTGATTGAAAAAGGTACTTTCGGAAAGCTGAGCCATAATAAAGACATCGAATTTTTTGTTTTAAAAAACAGGGCAGGCATTGAGGCCGGGCTGATTTCATTTGGAGCGACGCTTGTTTCGCTTAAAGTGCCCGACAAAAACGGCAAATTCGCCGATATCGTTCTTGGCTATGACGACCTTGACGGGTATATGAACGACAAATGTTTTTTCGGCTGCACTGTCGGACGCTTCGCAAATCGGATTGCAAATGCCAAATTTACCCTCGACGGCAAAGAATATAAACTGATTACAAATAACGGCAAAAACCACCTTCACGGCGGAATTAAAGGTTTCAACAGGGCGCCTTGGCATGCCGAACCATTCGAAGACAGCGACGGCTGCGGAGTTATATTCAAATATTTAAGCCCCGATGGCGAGCAGGGCTACCCAGGCAATCTCGATGTTACCGTTACTTATACCCTTACGGATGATAACGAACTGAAAATCAGCTACCAGGCCGTAACTGATAAAAAGACTATTGTTAATCTTACCAACCACAGCTATTTCAATCTTGCAGGCCACGATAAAGGCGATATCCTTTCGCATCGCATACAAATAAACGCCGACAAAACCACAGTTGTCGACAGCGGCTACATTCCTACCGGCAAAATTAAATCCGTCAAAGATACCGAGCTTGACCTTACCGTGTCGAAGCCGATTGGCGAAAATATCGGCAAATTCGGAATTGGATACGATTTTAATTATATCCTGAATAAATCATCGCCGGCCGAGCTTTCACTCGCTGCAAAAGTCGTAGAACCTCAAAGCGGCAGGGTGATGGAAGTTTTCACTACTGAACCTGCGGTTCAATTTTATACGGGCAACTTTATTAATGACGTAACGGGCAAGGCCGGCGCACTGTACAAAAAGCACGGAGCTTTTTGTCTTGAGACGCAGCATTATCCTGATTCGCCCAATCATCCCGATTTTCCTTCTGTGACGCTTGAGCCGAAACAGGTTTACAGGCATCTTGTTGTTCATAAGTTTAGTACGATTTAA
- a CDS encoding amidohydrolase family protein: protein MIIDCHTHINCPGRNIGTEDHFADSAPVDVCFVLASPSQSNIESNELVSKYITRHPKKMVGFAVVDPVNDDISKRYWSGMKNDLAFKGAVLHCSDQAFHPAHSRALQFYEVAQDLKIPLFFHNAPPYTADSVLEYARPSLLDEIARSFSDLKIIIGSMGRPFINETVCMLAKHENVFGDLTINPQKVWEVYNTVLAAHEAGVLGKLFFGSGLPFNKPQTCAEILLGFNKLLADTNLPTVPRESIRGVIERDTLTVLGIER, encoded by the coding sequence ATGATAATTGATTGTCATACTCATATAAACTGTCCCGGCCGTAATATCGGCACCGAGGATCATTTCGCTGATTCCGCCCCGGTCGATGTTTGCTTTGTGCTTGCGAGTCCGTCTCAGTCTAATATCGAGTCGAATGAGCTTGTCAGCAAATACATTACCCGTCATCCCAAAAAGATGGTCGGCTTTGCCGTTGTTGACCCCGTTAATGACGACATTTCAAAACGGTATTGGTCCGGCATGAAAAACGATTTGGCTTTCAAAGGCGCCGTGCTTCACTGCAGCGACCAGGCTTTTCATCCCGCTCACAGCAGGGCTTTGCAGTTTTACGAAGTTGCACAGGACCTGAAAATCCCGTTATTCTTCCACAATGCTCCGCCATATACCGCCGATTCGGTTCTCGAATATGCCCGGCCGTCTTTGCTTGACGAGATTGCCCGCAGCTTCAGCGACCTTAAGATTATCATCGGCTCTATGGGCAGGCCGTTCATCAATGAAACTGTTTGTATGCTCGCCAAACACGAAAATGTTTTCGGCGATTTGACTATAAATCCTCAAAAAGTCTGGGAGGTTTATAATACTGTTCTTGCCGCGCACGAGGCGGGCGTCTTGGGTAAATTATTTTTCGGTTCCGGCCTGCCTTTTAATAAGCCGCAAACCTGTGCCGAGATTCTTTTGGGCTTTAATAAATTGCTCGCAGATACGAATCTTCCGACTGTCCCGCGCGAAAGCATTCGCGGCGTGATTGAACGTGATACCCTCACCGTTCTTGGAATTGAACGCTAA
- a CDS encoding sodium-dependent transporter, which yields MSRQRWSSKLGVILAVAGSAIGLGNFLRFPVQAANNGGGAFMIPYFIALLLVGLPLMWIEWTIGRFGGGFGHSTAPGMFHTLWEKNKFIKYFGVIGIFGPIVIFIYYIYIESWLLGYSVFALTGKYNACVTEQTMTAFLHGYQGLVKNEFFSSLAPAYFFFLITFILNVLIVYMGISKGIEKVCEYALPVLFIFAVILIVRVLTLGAPDPAKPDCNIVNGLGFLWNPDWSALKSAKVWLAATGQIFFTLSCGIGVILTYASYLTKQDDVALSGLGAAATNEFAEVILGGSIVIPAAFAFFGSAGAAKIASGGAFNLGFVTMPLVMQKIAFGNMFGFLWFMLLFIAGVTSSISLAQPAVAFLEDEFNFSRKKASGVFAVVTFLLCQPGIFFLGRGVLDELDFWSVNVCLIVFATIEAILFAWVFGMEKAWTQLHTGSDIKIPRIYKFIIKYVTPIFLLVVLGTWFWQDWRTVIAMKNVSKADKPFILATRIGLVLFFGVLVLMVQRAWQKRKQNLSAEASAKAEGDQSDAS from the coding sequence ATGTCCAGACAACGATGGAGCAGTAAACTTGGTGTAATCCTCGCCGTGGCCGGAAGTGCCATCGGCCTCGGAAATTTTCTCAGGTTCCCCGTCCAGGCCGCAAATAACGGCGGCGGTGCCTTTATGATTCCCTATTTCATCGCGCTGCTTCTGGTCGGCCTGCCGCTGATGTGGATTGAATGGACTATCGGAAGGTTCGGCGGCGGCTTCGGCCACAGCACCGCGCCGGGAATGTTTCACACTCTCTGGGAAAAAAATAAATTCATCAAATACTTCGGCGTCATCGGCATCTTCGGCCCAATAGTCATCTTTATCTATTATATTTACATCGAATCCTGGCTCCTCGGCTACAGCGTCTTTGCCTTGACCGGCAAATACAATGCCTGCGTTACCGAGCAAACTATGACTGCCTTTCTGCATGGCTATCAGGGCCTTGTCAAAAACGAATTTTTTTCAAGCCTTGCTCCCGCCTATTTCTTCTTTCTCATCACTTTTATTTTAAATGTTTTAATAGTTTATATGGGCATTAGCAAAGGCATCGAAAAAGTCTGCGAATATGCCTTGCCCGTTTTGTTTATCTTCGCCGTAATTCTCATCGTCAGGGTTCTTACGCTCGGTGCACCGGACCCGGCCAAACCAGACTGTAACATCGTCAACGGCCTGGGCTTTTTATGGAATCCGGACTGGTCTGCGCTCAAAAGCGCAAAAGTCTGGCTCGCAGCCACAGGCCAGATATTCTTCACCTTAAGCTGCGGCATCGGCGTTATCCTTACCTACGCCAGCTATCTTACGAAACAGGACGATGTCGCGCTCTCCGGCCTCGGTGCCGCGGCAACTAATGAATTTGCTGAAGTTATCCTCGGCGGCAGTATCGTTATCCCCGCAGCTTTCGCTTTTTTCGGTTCCGCCGGCGCTGCCAAAATCGCATCAGGCGGCGCATTCAATCTCGGCTTTGTTACGATGCCCCTCGTAATGCAGAAAATCGCATTCGGCAATATGTTCGGCTTTTTATGGTTTATGCTCCTCTTTATCGCAGGCGTTACTTCTTCGATTTCTCTCGCCCAGCCCGCAGTCGCGTTTCTCGAGGATGAATTTAATTTCTCAAGAAAAAAAGCCAGCGGAGTTTTCGCGGTCGTTACATTTTTATTGTGCCAGCCGGGAATTTTCTTTCTCGGCAGGGGAGTTCTTGACGAGCTGGATTTCTGGAGCGTTAATGTCTGCCTGATAGTTTTTGCCACCATCGAGGCGATTCTTTTCGCGTGGGTCTTCGGCATGGAAAAAGCATGGACTCAGCTCCACACAGGCTCAGATATCAAAATTCCCCGAATTTACAAATTTATAATAAAATATGTCACGCCCATCTTTTTGCTTGTCGTTTTGGGAACGTGGTTCTGGCAGGATTGGCGAACTGTAATTGCAATGAAAAACGTATCGAAGGCGGACAAACCGTTTATTTTGGCCACAAGGATTGGCCTTGTCCTGTTCTTTGGTGTTTTAGTTTTGATGGTTCAAAGGGCCTGGCAGAAAAGAAAACAGAATTTATCCGCCGAAGCGTCAGCGAAGGCGGAAGGAGACCAATCA
- a CDS encoding M48 family metallopeptidase, whose translation MWEQIRANKRNSILLLVLMAAVLGLLGWIIGLSVSPDPMAGFVGLVVALIIWMILAMVSFAGGDAIFLAASKATPVTKSVHPQLFNVVEEMAIAAQLPMPKIYIINDPAPNAFATGRSPQTASLAVTAGLLGRLNRDELQGVIGHEMSHILHRDILFVTIAGVMLGAITLISEIFLRSMFYSSMGRRYSSRNKGGGQAQALMMIIAIIAAVLAPIMATLLYFSLSRSREYLADAGSARLTRYPEGLAGALEKISQNTTPLSVGNKVTAPMYIVNPLQQKGMKLSDLTSTHPPISERIKILRGMAGASFTDYSNAFKTATKHTTPIPSSALKDESVQIRSADWQKSVDFKKQTRDIGDIMQKTAGFSFVNCPCGLKMKIPPNYKAAQVKCPRCSQISSI comes from the coding sequence ATGTGGGAACAGATAAGAGCAAATAAACGTAATTCGATACTGCTGCTTGTTTTGATGGCGGCGGTTTTGGGCCTTTTGGGCTGGATAATAGGATTATCCGTTTCGCCCGACCCGATGGCAGGCTTTGTCGGTCTGGTCGTCGCGCTGATTATCTGGATGATTCTGGCGATGGTCAGCTTCGCCGGCGGCGATGCGATTTTTCTTGCCGCAAGCAAAGCGACCCCCGTCACAAAGAGTGTCCATCCTCAGCTTTTCAACGTGGTCGAGGAAATGGCGATTGCCGCCCAGTTGCCTATGCCGAAGATTTACATAATCAATGACCCCGCTCCCAACGCCTTTGCCACAGGCAGAAGTCCGCAAACTGCGTCGCTGGCCGTTACAGCGGGCCTTCTTGGCAGGCTTAACCGTGACGAGCTTCAGGGCGTCATCGGCCACGAGATGAGTCACATTCTGCATCGTGATATATTATTTGTAACGATTGCGGGCGTTATGCTCGGCGCGATAACTTTAATTTCTGAAATTTTCCTTCGCAGTATGTTTTACAGTTCGATGGGCAGGCGTTATTCCTCGAGAAACAAAGGCGGCGGTCAGGCTCAGGCACTTATGATGATAATCGCGATTATCGCTGCCGTTCTCGCCCCGATTATGGCCACGCTTTTATATTTTTCTCTGTCCAGAAGCAGGGAGTATCTTGCCGACGCCGGCTCTGCCAGACTTACCCGTTATCCTGAAGGCCTGGCAGGTGCCCTCGAAAAAATTTCCCAGAATACAACTCCTCTTTCTGTCGGCAACAAAGTTACCGCCCCGATGTACATTGTCAATCCTTTGCAGCAAAAGGGCATGAAGCTGTCTGATTTGACCAGCACTCATCCGCCGATTTCCGAGCGGATTAAAATACTTCGCGGCATGGCAGGGGCCTCGTTTACCGATTATTCCAATGCCTTTAAGACTGCGACAAAACACACTACCCCGATACCTTCGTCTGCTCTTAAGGATGAATCTGTTCAGATTCGCTCCGCCGACTGGCAAAAATCGGTGGACTTTAAAAAGCAGACTCGGGATATTGGCGACATAATGCAGAAAACTGCCGGCTTTAGTTTCGTGAATTGTCCCTGCGGCCTGAAAATGAAAATCCCGCCCAATTACAAAGCCGCTCAGGTTAAATGTCCCCGTTGCAGTCAGATTTCATCAATTTAG
- a CDS encoding LemA family protein → MGILIVLLVIVVLFIMFVIGIYNSLVSLRNQVANAWSQIDVQLKRRHDLIPNLIETAKGYMQHERGTLEAVTNARSQAMGAKGVAESAKAEGVLGKALSKFLLTVEAYPDLKANQNFLALQEELSSTENKIAFSRQAYNDQVLFYNNKIQMFPSNVVAGMFNFAKRDFFEIEDAAEKAVPKVSF, encoded by the coding sequence ATGGGAATTTTAATTGTTCTGCTCGTAATAGTTGTTTTGTTTATTATGTTTGTAATTGGCATTTACAATTCTCTTGTCTCTCTTCGCAATCAGGTTGCCAATGCATGGTCGCAGATTGACGTTCAGCTCAAGAGAAGGCACGACCTGATACCTAATCTTATTGAGACGGCAAAGGGCTATATGCAGCACGAGCGCGGAACGCTTGAAGCTGTTACCAACGCCCGCAGCCAGGCGATGGGCGCAAAAGGCGTTGCCGAATCCGCCAAAGCCGAAGGTGTTCTTGGCAAGGCGCTGAGCAAATTCCTTTTGACGGTCGAGGCTTATCCTGATTTAAAGGCCAACCAGAATTTTCTTGCCTTGCAGGAAGAGCTTTCCAGCACGGAAAACAAAATCGCCTTTTCGCGTCAGGCTTATAACGACCAGGTTTTGTTCTACAATAACAAAATCCAGATGTTCCCCTCGAATGTCGTTGCGGGAATGTTTAATTTCGCCAAACGCGACTTCTTTGAAATCGAAGACGCCGCCGAAAAAGCCGTCCCTAAAGTTAGTTTTTAA
- a CDS encoding magnesium transporter CorA family protein, giving the protein MLRNLQITNGKLVECANNDAAIFVYIAPDENERKHLVDHLKIDEHTLSSSLDPDEPSRLEFEPEHIAMILKRPKHYAPEDEFLFKALSVGVFIFTDRLVIVIADDMPLFDGKIFNRVTSILDLSLKLIFRAILHFVEHLRGINRISNELEQQVNVAMENKYLLNMFTLEKSLVYYLNAIHSNAVLISRLKTYSARIGLSQENLEFLDDMSIENNQCLAQTEIFSQVLSSMMDARASIISNNLNIRIKALTILTIVIMLPTLVVSVFSMNVILPFKHDAPASFWIIFLLAFLPAITVGMLWWRKRW; this is encoded by the coding sequence ATGTTAAGAAACCTGCAGATAACCAACGGAAAACTGGTTGAGTGTGCCAATAATGACGCCGCTATATTTGTTTATATCGCTCCGGATGAAAACGAGCGAAAGCATCTGGTCGACCATCTCAAGATTGACGAGCACACTCTTAGTTCTTCTCTTGACCCTGATGAGCCGAGCCGTCTTGAGTTCGAGCCGGAGCATATCGCGATGATTCTTAAACGGCCCAAACATTATGCTCCTGAGGATGAGTTTTTGTTTAAGGCTCTTTCTGTCGGCGTGTTTATTTTCACCGACCGTCTTGTGATTGTGATTGCTGATGATATGCCGTTATTTGACGGCAAGATATTCAACAGGGTTACTTCGATTCTCGACCTGTCGCTGAAGCTTATCTTTCGTGCCATTTTACATTTTGTCGAGCATCTTAGGGGTATCAACAGAATCTCCAACGAGCTTGAGCAGCAGGTAAACGTCGCCATGGAAAATAAATACCTGTTGAATATGTTTACGCTTGAAAAGAGTCTGGTTTATTATCTTAACGCCATACATTCCAATGCCGTGCTTATCAGCAGGCTCAAAACTTATTCGGCCAGGATAGGTCTTTCGCAGGAAAATCTCGAATTTCTCGACGATATGTCGATTGAGAACAATCAGTGTCTTGCCCAGACTGAGATATTTTCTCAGGTGCTTTCGAGTATGATGGATGCACGTGCTTCGATTATCAGCAACAATCTTAATATTCGCATTAAGGCGCTGACGATTCTGACGATTGTTATTATGCTGCCCACCCTTGTGGTGAGCGTTTTTTCGATGAACGTTATTTTGCCTTTCAAACACGATGCCCCGGCCTCTTTCTGGATAATTTTCCTGCTGGCGTTTTTGCCGGCGATAACAGTGGGTATGCTATGGTGGCGCAAAAGGTGGTAA
- the sppA gene encoding signal peptide peptidase SppA, which yields MDPMENSYLSNQPPRPASRGTGWKIFFGIILGLSIIANFVLFLALIVVGSQLLTGTNLSDSVVEKVIEDSSSNNKIAVIKIEGIINTELADLASSQIKAAKKDKNVKAVIFKTITPGGGISASDRIYDEITRFRAETGKPVIAFMQTIATSGGFYTSSACDKIIAEPTAITGSIGVIMGHFVLQDLFEQKLGIKPVVIKSGPKKDWPTSFEPVTEEQTAYLNETLIIPAYERFLGVVIKSRKDKLTEPQIRALADGSVYNAQQALDNKLIDEIGYMPEAIAEAKKLANIADAKVVEYNKTFSLEDWLGGKTGVKSFLHLNRDTIYELTTPQLMYLWDGGLSF from the coding sequence ATGGACCCAATGGAAAACTCTTACCTGTCAAACCAGCCGCCCCGGCCCGCATCGAGAGGAACCGGCTGGAAGATATTCTTCGGTATCATCCTGGGCCTGTCAATAATAGCAAATTTTGTCCTTTTTCTGGCCCTTATTGTTGTGGGCTCCCAGCTGCTGACAGGGACGAATTTGAGCGACTCTGTTGTTGAAAAAGTAATCGAGGACAGCTCGTCCAACAATAAAATTGCGGTCATTAAAATAGAAGGCATAATCAATACTGAACTTGCGGACCTGGCATCAAGCCAGATTAAGGCCGCTAAAAAGGATAAAAACGTCAAGGCGGTAATATTCAAAACCATTACGCCCGGCGGAGGAATCTCGGCAAGCGACCGGATATACGATGAAATAACCCGATTCAGAGCCGAAACGGGCAAGCCTGTCATCGCGTTTATGCAGACAATCGCCACATCGGGCGGCTTTTATACCTCGTCGGCCTGCGATAAAATTATCGCCGAACCGACCGCAATCACAGGCTCAATCGGCGTGATAATGGGACATTTCGTCCTTCAGGATTTGTTCGAACAGAAATTGGGCATAAAACCGGTAGTTATTAAGTCCGGCCCGAAAAAAGACTGGCCGACAAGTTTCGAGCCTGTAACCGAAGAACAAACGGCATACCTTAATGAAACACTTATCATACCGGCTTATGAAAGGTTTCTCGGAGTTGTGATAAAAAGCAGAAAAGACAAGCTGACCGAGCCGCAGATACGGGCTTTGGCCGACGGCAGCGTTTATAACGCACAGCAGGCTCTCGATAACAAACTAATCGACGAAATCGGCTATATGCCCGAAGCGATAGCGGAGGCAAAAAAACTGGCAAATATTGCCGATGCCAAAGTCGTGGAATATAACAAGACTTTTTCACTGGAAGACTGGCTGGGAGGAAAAACAGGGGTAAAATCATTCCTGCATCTTAACCGCGATACGATATATGAACTTACGACACCGCAGTTGATGTATCTTTGGGACGGGGGGTTGAGCTTTTAA